One Triticum dicoccoides isolate Atlit2015 ecotype Zavitan chromosome 5B, WEW_v2.0, whole genome shotgun sequence genomic window carries:
- the LOC119309126 gene encoding uncharacterized protein LOC119309126: MPPGPSWADLLPELVCRIADGLDDLKCYASARGACRTWRHTLVLPSPSLLVDHGDDPSKRCTTAAIKRRTTAASIPAHRSFELNAIPSGKTCLGCCSGWLALSVRIDDVHSLLSLFHPITAAEILLPPLVYDSRLVSKIVFAPNPATNDFMAAVIYDIDRVAYVTAGARRWAVLDPIRLAVGDQLADLLYHGNGRVYCLTRFGDVHVLLLPQRCRREPIILEGPTSTYPAVHNRQIIEMHGIGPDLNAPATIETLFSSVRSNLSFDDDAGFAPPYNTISAFTSVKNLVFCDGNLYQIWRNASCTVTLQLPEGGRCRVAHDEIFVLRYDPQRQPCRDVVADLGGYSVFIGRNNSVSIYAEGMPGLKGDCVYWIGGRGRDQGMVFDMKTGSSTPCIPLVDGVLLGSPQSTICWYFLSDK; encoded by the exons ATGCCGCCAGGCCCGAGTTGGGCAGACCTGCTACCGGAGCTTGTCTGCCGCATCGCCGACGGCCTTGACGACCTCAAGTGCTACGCGAGTGCGCGGGGCGCTTGCAGGACATGGCGTCACACGCTCGTGCTACCATCACCGTCGCTGCTCGTTGACCATGGCGACGATCCTTCCAAGCGTTGCACCACCGCTGCCATCAAGCGTCGTACCACCGCGGCCTCAATCCCCGCGCATCGCTCCTTCGAGCTCAACGCCATCCCTTCAGGCAA GACCTGTCTCGGCTGTTGTAGCGGATGGCTCGCCCTATCCGTCCGCATCGACGATGTTCATAGCCTGCTCAGCCTCTTCCACCCCATCACGGCCGCCGAGATCCTCCTACCCCCGCTTGTCTACGACAGCCGCCTCGTCTCCAAGATTGTCTTCGCGCCCAACCCTGCCACTAATGACTTCATGGCCGCTGTGATCTATGACATCGATAGGGTTGCCTACGTTACCGCAGGGGCTAGGAGGTGGGCCGTCCTCGACCCCATTCGCCTCGCCGTTGGAGACCAGCTCGCCGACCTCCTCTACCATGGAAATGGTAGGGTCTACTGCCTCACTCGGTTTGGAGACGTCCATGTGCTCCTCCTACCGCAGCGCTGCCGCCGGGAACCTATCATCCTCGAGGGGCCCACATCAACATATCCTGCGGTGCATAATAGGCAAATCATCGAGATGCATGGGATAGGACCGGATCTAAATGCGCCGGCCACCATTGAGACGTTGTTCTCGTCTGTGAGAAGCAACCTATCGTTCGATGACGACGCCGGTTTCGCCCCGCCATACAACACAATCTCGGCTTTCACTAGTGTCAAGAACCTGGTGTTCTGTGATGGTAACCTGTACCAAATCTGGAGGAATGCGTCCTGCACGGTTACTTTGCAGCTGCCAGAAGGGGGTCGATGTCGTGTAGCACATGATGAGATATTTGTTCTGAGGTATGACCCCCAGCGCCAACCATGTCGGGACGTTGTGGCCGACTTAGGGGGATATTCAGTGTTTATTGGGAGGAACAATTCAGTGTCGATATATGCGGAAGGCATGCCGGGACTTAAGGGTGATTGTGTGTACTGGATTGGTGGGAGAGGTAGGGATCAGGGCATGGTCTTTGACATGAAGACTGGCAGCTCAACACCTTGCATTCCCCTCGTGGATGGTGTTCTTTTGGGGTCTCCACAAAGCACAATATGCTGGTACTTTCTAAGCGACAAATGA